Proteins co-encoded in one Flavobacterium sp. M31R6 genomic window:
- a CDS encoding NUDIX domain-containing protein, translating to MLKTHLKNSKEYQPGLSIDCVIFGFDDNQLKVLLIKTGYDDSWSLPGGFVSIDEDIDTAAVSILQSRTGLKGIFLRQFATFGKVKRNQDHFSSDALAYFGIPLEEEKWYKSRFVTIGYYALVNFLKAIPQTDNSGEMVEWVDHNEVPKLILDHREILDKALETLRTELNLMPVGYNLLPEKFTIPELQKLYETILGRTLDRRNFLRKITSIGILTKLDEKKSNVAHKAPNLYSFDKDKYEEVLKNGLTQGW from the coding sequence ATGTTAAAAACACATCTGAAAAACAGTAAAGAGTATCAGCCCGGATTGTCTATCGATTGTGTAATCTTTGGTTTTGATGACAATCAACTCAAGGTTTTGTTGATCAAAACAGGATATGATGACAGTTGGTCTTTGCCCGGCGGATTCGTTTCGATTGATGAAGATATTGATACAGCGGCTGTTAGTATTTTGCAGTCAAGGACAGGTCTTAAAGGTATTTTTCTGAGACAATTTGCCACTTTTGGTAAGGTCAAGAGAAATCAGGACCATTTTAGCAGTGATGCTTTAGCCTATTTTGGAATTCCCCTTGAGGAGGAAAAATGGTATAAAAGTAGGTTTGTGACCATAGGTTATTATGCGTTAGTCAATTTTTTAAAAGCAATTCCACAGACTGATAATTCTGGCGAAATGGTCGAATGGGTTGATCACAATGAAGTTCCAAAATTGATTTTGGATCACAGGGAAATTTTAGACAAAGCCCTAGAAACGCTAAGAACAGAGCTGAATTTAATGCCAGTAGGTTACAATCTTCTTCCAGAGAAGTTCACTATACCCGAGCTTCAAAAATTATACGAAACCATATTGGGAAGAACACTCGACCGCCGAAATTTTCTTCGAAAAATTACCTCCATTGGCATACTCACCAAACTGGACGAAAAGAAAAGCAACGTAGCTCACAAAGCACCGAATCTCTACAGTTTTGACAAAGACAAATACGAAGAAGTCCTGAAGAATGGCCTAACGCAAGGCTGGTAA
- a CDS encoding glycoside hydrolase family 3 C-terminal domain-containing protein: MKNIFLLIMGIFISVTAFAQTIDYREKAKKLVSQMTLEEKASLCSGETAWSTQAIPRLGIPSIFMTDGPHGLRKAVGFDFTNSVPATCFPTASALASSWNTALAQKMGEALAIESQANDVQILLGPGVNMKRSPLGGRNFEYFSEDPILAGRIATAFINGVQSQGVGTSMKHFAANNQEFERMSNSSNVDERTLNEIYFPAFEMAVKEAQPWTVMCSYNKLNGVYASENKYLLDDVLKEKWGFKGFVVSDWGAVNDRPLGVQAGLNLEMPSSGGFNNKKIIEAVKNGSLAEATLDEIVIETLAVTLKAKDSHQSGIVVDKPKHNALARQVSGECIVLLKNDNAILPLSASTKKIAIIGAFAKTPRYQGAGSSQVKPTQVENAFDELQKLSKGTSLTYSAGYTSDGATNETLIAEAVQNAKDAETVLVFAGLPDVYESEGYDRANMDMPEGHNKLIEAVAKVNKNVVVVLMNGAAVSMPWKKDVSGIVEAYLGGQAGGGAIADVLTGKVNPSGKLSETFPMRLEDSPTAIDFPSRDGNANYGEGIYIGYRYYDKKKIEPNFPFGYGLSYTTFSYSDIQTNTASARDTDDIIISLKVKNTGKVAGKEVVELYVHEQATETSRPENELKHFEKIALNPGEEKTVSFHLTSRDFAYYSTIAHDWVIKSGKFDIRVGASSRDLPLQQTIDIQSTKTNKIVFTRNSLFKEFKNAPNSAVIYEQLTKGFTGNNKKAVTEDEKKAEAFLQAMLADMPINKFMLLSGGKFTEENLQAILKSANTN; encoded by the coding sequence ATGAAAAATATTTTTTTGCTCATTATGGGAATTTTTATTTCTGTGACAGCATTCGCCCAAACCATCGATTATAGAGAAAAAGCCAAAAAACTGGTTTCACAAATGACACTGGAAGAAAAAGCATCTTTATGTTCTGGTGAAACGGCTTGGTCCACACAAGCAATCCCAAGATTGGGAATTCCTTCTATATTTATGACAGATGGTCCTCACGGTTTGCGTAAGGCTGTTGGTTTCGATTTTACCAATAGTGTTCCAGCGACTTGTTTTCCTACTGCCTCTGCTTTGGCTTCCTCTTGGAATACCGCTTTAGCACAAAAAATGGGAGAAGCTTTGGCCATAGAATCTCAAGCCAATGATGTTCAGATTCTATTAGGACCTGGGGTAAATATGAAAAGATCTCCATTGGGTGGTCGTAATTTTGAATACTTTTCGGAAGATCCAATTTTGGCTGGTAGAATTGCTACGGCATTTATAAACGGAGTACAAAGTCAAGGTGTAGGAACTTCGATGAAACATTTTGCTGCAAACAATCAAGAGTTTGAAAGAATGTCCAATAGCTCTAATGTTGATGAACGTACCTTGAACGAAATCTACTTTCCCGCTTTTGAAATGGCAGTAAAAGAAGCGCAACCTTGGACGGTAATGTGTTCGTATAACAAACTGAATGGAGTTTATGCCTCGGAAAATAAATATTTATTGGATGATGTTTTAAAAGAAAAATGGGGTTTCAAAGGATTTGTTGTTTCCGATTGGGGAGCTGTAAATGACAGACCGCTAGGAGTTCAAGCAGGTCTAAATTTGGAAATGCCTTCAAGTGGTGGTTTTAACAACAAAAAAATCATTGAAGCTGTAAAAAACGGTTCTTTGGCGGAAGCCACATTAGACGAAATCGTAATTGAAACTCTTGCCGTAACGCTTAAAGCAAAAGACAGCCACCAGTCCGGAATCGTTGTGGACAAGCCAAAACACAATGCGTTGGCTAGACAAGTAAGCGGAGAATGTATTGTTTTATTAAAAAATGACAACGCTATTTTACCGTTATCAGCTTCAACAAAGAAAATTGCAATTATTGGTGCCTTTGCAAAAACACCTCGTTACCAAGGCGCAGGAAGTTCTCAAGTGAAACCAACACAAGTAGAAAATGCTTTCGACGAATTGCAAAAACTGTCCAAAGGAACTTCATTAACATACTCAGCTGGATATACTTCTGATGGAGCAACGAATGAAACTTTGATCGCCGAAGCAGTACAAAATGCAAAAGATGCCGAAACCGTTTTGGTTTTTGCAGGTTTACCAGATGTTTATGAATCTGAAGGATATGACAGAGCAAATATGGATATGCCCGAAGGCCACAATAAATTGATTGAAGCAGTTGCCAAAGTCAATAAAAATGTAGTGGTTGTTTTAATGAATGGTGCGGCAGTTTCTATGCCTTGGAAAAAGGATGTTTCGGGAATTGTAGAAGCTTATTTGGGTGGTCAAGCCGGTGGTGGAGCTATAGCTGATGTGCTGACTGGAAAAGTAAACCCTTCTGGAAAATTATCTGAAACCTTCCCGATGCGTTTGGAAGATAGCCCTACTGCAATTGATTTCCCTTCAAGAGATGGCAATGCCAATTACGGAGAAGGAATATACATTGGATACCGTTATTATGACAAAAAGAAAATCGAGCCAAATTTCCCTTTCGGATACGGATTGAGTTATACAACTTTCAGTTATTCTGATATTCAAACCAATACTGCCAGTGCAAGAGATACAGATGACATTATCATTTCATTGAAAGTTAAAAACACAGGCAAAGTGGCCGGTAAAGAAGTAGTAGAATTATATGTGCACGAACAAGCAACCGAAACTTCCCGACCAGAAAATGAATTGAAACATTTTGAAAAAATAGCACTGAATCCAGGTGAAGAAAAAACAGTTAGCTTTCACTTAACATCTCGTGATTTTGCTTATTACAGCACAATTGCACACGATTGGGTAATAAAATCAGGGAAATTTGATATTCGTGTAGGAGCTTCTTCAAGAGACTTGCCTTTGCAACAAACTATCGATATTCAATCGACTAAAACTAACAAAATAGTTTTCACCCGTAACTCTTTGTTCAAAGAATTTAAAAACGCTCCTAATAGTGCGGTGATATACGAACAGCTTACCAAAGGTTTTACCGGTAACAATAAAAAGGCTGTAACGGAAGATGAGAAAAAAGCAGAAGCCTTTTTACAAGCGATGCTGGCCGATATGCCAATCAACAAATTTATGTTGCTTTCCGGAGGAAAATTCACAGAAGAAAACTTGCAAGCTATTTTAAAAAGTGCCAATACCAATTAA
- a CDS encoding acyltransferase, with translation MEKTTSLISKKHYPILDGLRGVAAIMVVAFHIFEAHATSHLDQIINHGYLAVDFFFLLSGFVISYAYDDRWSKMSVTDFFKIRLVRLQPMVVMGMIIGAICFYFQDSVLWPTIHEVPVWKMLGVMIIGFTLIPVTSTLDIRGWQEMHPLNGPGWSLFFEYIGNILYALFIRKFSNTALAILVFLSGCLLIHLAVTSPNGDVIGGWSLEPTQLHIGFSRLLFPFFGGLLLHRMVKLTSINNGFFWASLLTVIVLAMPRIGGSEHLWINGLYDSLSIIIIFPLIVFIGASGEVTGKYSTKICKFLGDISYPIYITHYPLIYIYTGWAVGNKPSFQEALPFALLTLIGAILLAYTCLKLYDEPVRLWLKQKMLTYKSAFITVK, from the coding sequence ATGGAAAAAACTACTTCATTAATTTCAAAAAAACATTATCCAATATTGGATGGTTTACGCGGTGTTGCGGCAATCATGGTGGTTGCTTTTCATATTTTTGAAGCTCATGCGACCAGTCATCTGGATCAAATTATAAACCACGGATATCTTGCCGTTGACTTTTTCTTCTTGCTTTCTGGATTTGTTATCAGCTATGCTTATGATGATCGCTGGAGCAAAATGAGCGTCACTGATTTTTTTAAAATCCGCCTTGTCAGACTACAGCCGATGGTGGTTATGGGAATGATTATTGGAGCCATTTGTTTTTATTTTCAGGATTCGGTGTTGTGGCCAACAATCCATGAAGTACCGGTATGGAAAATGCTTGGAGTTATGATTATCGGATTTACGTTGATTCCTGTAACCTCAACTCTGGACATAAGAGGCTGGCAAGAAATGCATCCGCTTAATGGACCTGGTTGGTCTTTGTTCTTTGAGTATATCGGCAATATTCTTTACGCATTATTCATAAGAAAGTTTTCGAATACAGCACTTGCTATATTGGTATTTTTGTCAGGTTGCCTTTTAATTCATCTAGCGGTAACAAGTCCAAACGGAGACGTGATTGGTGGTTGGTCGCTTGAACCGACTCAACTTCACATTGGTTTTTCACGTTTGCTGTTTCCTTTCTTTGGTGGATTATTATTGCACCGAATGGTAAAACTAACTTCTATCAATAACGGATTCTTTTGGGCTAGTTTGTTAACTGTTATTGTTCTGGCAATGCCCAGAATTGGTGGAAGCGAACATTTATGGATCAATGGTTTATATGATTCTTTGAGCATCATTATCATTTTTCCATTAATTGTATTCATAGGAGCAAGTGGTGAAGTAACTGGCAAGTACTCCACTAAAATCTGTAAATTTCTAGGTGATATATCCTATCCTATTTACATAACACACTATCCGCTTATCTATATTTATACGGGTTGGGCTGTAGGCAACAAACCTTCCTTTCAAGAAGCATTACCTTTTGCTTTATTGACACTAATAGGGGCTATTCTTCTTGCTTATACTTGTTTAAAATTATATGATGAACCAGTACGCCTTTGGTTAAAACAGAAAATGCTAACCTATAAATCTGCATTCATTACAGTCAAATAA
- a CDS encoding AraC family transcriptional regulator translates to MEVLQDDKLKTLSYSGIFLSCFADYSEKCIHSTPEHVLVYLYSGEQVIEDRNKKIKLQAGDCAFIRRDHRLKMYKNSKGEDLYKGISLTFKRNVLRDFYSKMNKSEIPKAVKTSDKTVFKLDRSPAIESLFQSLTPYFDSNIQPIEGVTNLKLLEGIYALLNSDEQLYPILFDFAEPWKIDLLEFLNGNYMEELSMEQIASFTGRSLATFKRDFKKISSLTPQKWLIKKRLEMAYIKLKEESKKVQDVYMEVGFKNPSHFSTAFKKQYGISPTEI, encoded by the coding sequence ATGGAAGTACTACAAGACGACAAATTAAAAACGTTAAGCTATTCAGGAATATTTCTTTCGTGCTTTGCGGATTACAGCGAAAAGTGTATTCACTCAACGCCTGAACACGTTTTGGTGTATCTGTATTCGGGCGAACAAGTTATTGAAGACAGAAACAAAAAGATAAAATTACAAGCGGGCGATTGTGCTTTTATTCGAAGAGACCACCGTTTGAAAATGTACAAAAACAGCAAAGGCGAAGATTTGTACAAAGGCATTTCGTTGACTTTCAAACGTAATGTTTTACGGGATTTTTATAGCAAAATGAACAAATCTGAAATTCCGAAAGCTGTAAAAACTTCTGACAAAACGGTTTTCAAGTTAGATCGAAGTCCTGCAATAGAAAGTTTATTTCAATCGCTTACCCCTTATTTTGACAGCAATATACAACCAATTGAAGGTGTTACAAATTTGAAATTATTGGAAGGAATTTATGCTTTACTAAACAGCGACGAACAACTCTATCCAATACTTTTTGACTTTGCTGAACCTTGGAAAATTGACCTTTTGGAATTCCTTAACGGCAACTATATGGAAGAACTTTCAATGGAGCAAATTGCTTCTTTTACAGGGCGAAGTTTGGCGACTTTCAAAAGAGATTTTAAGAAAATTAGCAGCCTCACACCTCAAAAATGGCTGATAAAAAAACGCTTGGAAATGGCGTACATAAAACTAAAAGAAGAAAGCAAAAAAGTACAAGATGTTTATATGGAAGTTGGCTTTAAAAATCCTTCTCATTTTTCAACCGCATTTAAAAAGCAATATGGAATTTCACCAACAGAAATTTAA
- a CDS encoding sugar O-acetyltransferase, translating into MQTKTIFERLKNGEIISPTDKDAYKMREASFATKKLLVQMNNSSNPAEIRSLLCQITDSEIDESVTVFTPLHINYGKHTKIGKNVFINFDCVFLDLGGITIEDNVLIAPKVSLLTEGHPTAIEDRHSLIPKPIHIKKNAWIGANATILQGVTIGENAIVASGSVVSKDVPDNTVVGGIPAKFLKTS; encoded by the coding sequence ATGCAAACAAAAACGATATTCGAGCGATTAAAAAACGGAGAAATCATTTCGCCAACCGATAAAGACGCCTATAAAATGCGTGAAGCTTCTTTTGCTACAAAGAAATTATTGGTTCAGATGAATAATTCGTCAAATCCTGCTGAAATCAGAAGTTTATTATGCCAAATTACTGACTCTGAAATTGATGAAAGCGTAACCGTATTTACTCCATTGCACATCAATTACGGAAAACACACCAAAATTGGCAAAAACGTTTTCATCAACTTTGATTGTGTTTTTCTGGACTTAGGTGGAATTACGATAGAAGACAACGTATTGATAGCACCGAAAGTAAGTCTATTAACGGAAGGGCATCCAACGGCAATCGAAGACCGACATTCTTTAATTCCAAAACCAATTCACATCAAAAAAAATGCATGGATTGGTGCAAATGCAACCATTTTGCAAGGTGTTACAATTGGCGAAAATGCTATTGTAGCATCGGGTTCGGTCGTTTCAAAAGATGTGCCTGACAACACGGTTGTAGGTGGTATTCCTGCAAAATTTTTAAAAACAAGTTAA
- a CDS encoding cupin domain-containing protein: MNTEIPRISDFPTGEENIGYAQYFIGKSYMATLTTNKDLNVPLLNVTFEPGCRNNWHKHTGGQILIVVGGEGLYQERGKPARHLKSGDIVEIASDIEHWHGATAKSWFSHLVIACNPKTNENIWLEPVTNESYSEANQ; the protein is encoded by the coding sequence ATGAATACAGAAATTCCAAGAATAAGTGATTTCCCTACAGGCGAAGAAAACATTGGATACGCACAATATTTCATAGGTAAATCTTATATGGCAACACTTACCACGAACAAGGATCTGAATGTTCCTCTTTTAAATGTAACCTTTGAGCCTGGTTGCAGAAATAACTGGCACAAACACACTGGCGGACAAATTTTAATTGTGGTAGGTGGCGAAGGATTATATCAGGAAAGAGGAAAACCTGCAAGACATCTGAAATCCGGAGATATCGTAGAAATTGCATCTGACATCGAGCATTGGCATGGCGCAACAGCAAAAAGCTGGTTTTCTCATCTCGTTATCGCTTGCAACCCGAAAACCAATGAAAACATCTGGTTGGAACCTGTAACGAATGAATCGTACAGTGAAGCTAATCAATAA
- a CDS encoding carboxymuconolactone decarboxylase family protein has translation MDAQNKDILDAKQQSLVKISSLTAVGNLEDLKIQLNKGLENGLTINEIKEELVQLYAYCGFPRSLNAINTFKTVVEERKAKGIKDIEGKKIITENHPQDKYEQGRKVLETISKTPQTKPAPGFGEFAPRIDGFLKEHLFADIFASDVLSYQQRELITISALSSMKGLESQLKYHIEMGKNTGITDGQLAILATIVETIIIKD, from the coding sequence ATGGACGCTCAAAATAAAGACATATTAGATGCTAAACAACAGAGTTTAGTAAAAATTTCATCATTAACGGCAGTAGGAAATCTAGAAGACCTTAAAATCCAATTGAACAAAGGATTAGAAAATGGATTAACCATCAATGAAATAAAAGAAGAGCTCGTACAACTTTATGCTTATTGTGGTTTCCCGCGAAGTTTGAATGCAATCAATACTTTTAAAACGGTTGTAGAAGAACGAAAAGCTAAAGGAATAAAGGACATCGAGGGCAAAAAAATCATCACCGAAAATCATCCTCAGGACAAATACGAACAGGGAAGAAAAGTCCTGGAAACAATAAGCAAAACGCCACAGACCAAGCCTGCTCCGGGATTTGGAGAATTTGCACCAAGAATTGATGGATTTTTAAAAGAACATTTATTCGCCGACATTTTTGCAAGTGATGTACTCAGTTATCAGCAAAGAGAACTCATCACTATCTCAGCTTTATCCTCAATGAAAGGATTAGAATCACAATTGAAATATCACATCGAGATGGGCAAAAATACAGGAATTACCGATGGTCAACTTGCTATTTTAGCAACCATTGTTGAAACTATAATCATTAAAGATTAA
- a CDS encoding alpha/beta hydrolase: MNTSKEHYTFELSNKVTRQKISFKNRYGITLSGDLYLPKNTGTEKLSALAISGPFGAVKQQSSGLYANQMSERGFIALAFDASYTGESSGEPRNVASPDINTEDFSAAVDFLGLQKNVDRNKIGIIGICGFAGFALNATAIDKRVKAVATTSMYDMTRVMSKGYYDATTLEQRSQLLEQLGQQRWKDAENGKPANGSRNLPESLKGDEPQFVKEYFDYYRTSRGFHTNSVNSNGAWLVTNPISFMNMPILTYIKEISPRPILLIAGENAHSRYFSEDAFKMANEPKELLIIPNAVHVDLYDKVDVIPFDKLDAFFKEHLK, encoded by the coding sequence ATGAATACCTCAAAAGAACATTATACATTCGAATTAAGTAATAAAGTAACCCGCCAAAAAATATCATTCAAAAACCGCTACGGTATCACACTTTCGGGAGATTTATATCTTCCAAAAAATACAGGAACCGAAAAATTATCAGCATTGGCCATCAGTGGACCTTTTGGAGCAGTGAAACAGCAATCGTCAGGATTATACGCTAACCAAATGTCAGAACGTGGTTTTATAGCTTTGGCTTTCGACGCGTCTTATACAGGCGAAAGCAGTGGCGAACCACGAAACGTTGCATCACCTGACATTAATACCGAAGATTTTAGTGCTGCAGTAGATTTTTTAGGTTTACAAAAAAATGTGGACAGAAATAAAATTGGTATCATCGGAATTTGTGGTTTTGCAGGATTTGCTTTAAACGCCACCGCTATTGACAAACGAGTAAAAGCAGTAGCTACAACAAGTATGTACGATATGACAAGAGTAATGTCTAAAGGCTATTACGATGCGACAACTTTAGAGCAACGCTCGCAACTATTAGAACAATTAGGACAACAACGTTGGAAAGATGCCGAAAACGGAAAACCGGCAAATGGCTCACGTAATTTACCCGAAAGTTTGAAAGGCGACGAACCTCAATTTGTAAAAGAATATTTTGATTATTACAGAACGTCACGTGGTTTTCATACTAACTCCGTGAACTCAAACGGAGCTTGGTTGGTGACAAATCCAATATCCTTTATGAATATGCCTATTTTAACCTATATCAAAGAAATATCTCCGCGACCAATACTTTTGATAGCCGGTGAAAATGCACACTCAAGATATTTTAGCGAAGATGCTTTTAAAATGGCGAATGAACCTAAAGAGTTACTAATTATACCTAATGCTGTTCACGTAGATTTATATGATAAAGTGGATGTTATTCCTTTCGATAAATTAGATGCTTTTTTTAAAGAACATTTGAAATAA